One Candidatus Margulisiibacteriota bacterium genomic window carries:
- a CDS encoding threonylcarbamoyl-AMP synthase: protein MFEKAIQILTSGGVVAFPTETVYGIGALLYSRKGINKIYKLKKRPRNKPLQVLVSSLAEARKLAEFSPQALALARKAWPGPLTLVLPSLKGKRTIGLRVPRHPLTLKLLKLTGPLAATSANESGEKPALTAFEVIAALPELDLVIDGGKARLGQASKVIDFTGVEPKITRK from the coding sequence ATGTTTGAAAAGGCAATACAGATATTAACTTCCGGCGGGGTTGTCGCCTTCCCAACCGAAACGGTCTACGGGATCGGCGCTCTGCTTTACAGCCGCAAAGGTATAAATAAAATATACAAGTTAAAAAAACGGCCGAGAAATAAACCGCTGCAAGTTCTCGTGTCATCACTGGCTGAAGCCAGGAAATTAGCTGAGTTTTCGCCACAAGCGCTAGCCCTGGCCAGGAAAGCATGGCCTGGGCCCTTGACCCTGGTCTTGCCCTCGCTCAAGGGGAAAAGAACGATCGGGTTAAGGGTGCCGCGACATCCGCTGACTTTAAAGCTCTTGAAATTGACCGGTCCGCTCGCCGCGACCTCGGCCAACGAGTCGGGAGAAAAGCCCGCACTAACCGCTTTTGAAGTTATCGCCGCTCTGCCAGAACTTGACCTGGTGATCGACGGGGGGAAAGCCAGGTTGGGACAAGCTTCAAAAGTCATCGATTTTACCGGTGTTGAACCTAAAATCACCAGAAAATAG
- a CDS encoding polysaccharide deacetylase family protein, whose product MRLLVTLIIILDLFVGTGKASIIARGSVPKLVALTFDDGPSDPYTYKVINELKRENIRGTFFLVGKKVVAKPEVLDALVASGQEIGNHTYYHSRLNWVTERKMLDEIKLTSDIISGYTNGRVKPTLFRPPHGFLPRSKSLAIQKAGYTVVMWSVNGDDFYHSKTGMRSPVSIAERVLARINGGDIILLHDISQQTVDALPYIIRPLKKKGFKFVTISELMRQSGRYALALKKTPTGTEEIKSVIVLRMETIKPESSYYESQDFGLPLPGPEDRSAIQKWPRQLFGR is encoded by the coding sequence ATGCGGTTGCTTGTCACCTTGATCATAATTTTAGATCTTTTTGTTGGAACCGGCAAAGCATCGATCATTGCCAGGGGGAGCGTCCCCAAGCTGGTCGCCCTGACTTTTGATGACGGGCCGTCCGATCCTTATACATATAAGGTAATAAATGAATTGAAAAGGGAAAACATACGAGGGACTTTCTTCTTGGTCGGGAAAAAAGTAGTAGCCAAACCAGAGGTGCTGGATGCGTTGGTCGCCAGCGGTCAGGAGATTGGTAACCACACTTATTATCATTCCCGGCTTAACTGGGTGACCGAGCGGAAAATGCTTGATGAAATAAAGTTAACCAGCGATATTATCAGTGGTTATACCAATGGCAGGGTCAAGCCGACCCTTTTTCGCCCGCCGCACGGGTTTCTTCCCCGCTCCAAGAGTCTGGCGATCCAGAAAGCTGGCTACACGGTGGTAATGTGGTCGGTCAATGGGGATGATTTTTATCACTCTAAAACCGGGATGAGAAGCCCGGTCTCGATCGCTGAGCGGGTCCTTGCCAGGATCAATGGGGGAGACATCATCCTTTTGCACGATATCAGCCAGCAGACGGTCGATGCCCTTCCTTATATTATCAGGCCGTTAAAAAAGAAAGGATTCAAGTTTGTGACGATCTCAGAGTTGATGAGGCAAAGCGGCCGCTACGCGCTGGCGTTAAAGAAAACTCCAACAGGTACGGAAGAGATCAAAAGCGTGATCGTCCTGCGGATGGAAACGATCAAGCCGGAGTCGTCTTATTATGAGAGTCAAGACTTTGGATTACCTCTGCCGGGGCCAGAAGATCGGTCGGCAATCCAAAAGTGGCCGCGTCAACTGTTTGGTAGATAA
- a CDS encoding NAD(P)-dependent oxidoreductase: MKIFITGISGCVGHYLFDELKNNPDYHFFLLVRDPKKLRFSYQDNPRITILPGEMINILDHAKILAEMDALIHLAADWGGNQSNYEYSVDMLNSLDPNRCQKAIIFSTASILGDNNQLNPLAGTIGTHYIRGKYQLFKRLPDLAIYPKCVTLFPTWVLGGDRQHPFSHASNGIIGLAKWLKFIRFFTVDAAFHYIHARDIARIAKYVFEHNVKEKMLVLGNEPISASNFLKAVCQYYKVPVYFQLPIPVWLVKGTARLLGKSLHPWDLYCFEKKHFIYQTVDAATFGLPTDLLAPAEVIQSLDSHNKTTPA, encoded by the coding sequence ATGAAGATCTTTATTACCGGGATCAGCGGTTGTGTCGGGCATTATCTCTTTGACGAACTGAAAAACAACCCAGATTATCACTTTTTTCTGCTGGTCAGGGACCCCAAAAAGCTCCGTTTCTCCTATCAGGACAACCCAAGAATAACCATTTTACCCGGGGAAATGATCAATATTTTGGACCACGCCAAGATCCTGGCCGAAATGGATGCCCTTATCCATCTGGCCGCCGACTGGGGAGGGAACCAATCGAATTATGAATACTCCGTCGACATGTTGAACTCGCTTGATCCAAACAGGTGCCAAAAAGCGATCATTTTTTCGACCGCCAGCATTCTGGGAGACAACAACCAGCTCAACCCCCTCGCCGGAACGATCGGGACCCACTATATCAGAGGAAAATACCAGCTCTTTAAACGCCTGCCCGACCTGGCAATATATCCTAAATGCGTCACCCTCTTCCCAACCTGGGTCCTGGGGGGGGATCGGCAGCATCCGTTCTCTCATGCCTCCAACGGGATAATAGGACTGGCAAAGTGGCTAAAATTCATCCGGTTTTTTACGGTCGACGCAGCTTTTCATTATATTCACGCCCGCGACATCGCCCGGATCGCGAAGTATGTTTTTGAACATAACGTTAAAGAAAAAATGCTGGTCTTAGGCAATGAACCGATCAGCGCCAGTAATTTCTTAAAAGCGGTCTGTCAATATTACAAAGTTCCGGTCTATTTTCAGCTCCCCATCCCCGTCTGGCTCGTCAAAGGAACAGCCCGGCTTTTAGGAAAGAGCCTGCATCCCTGGGACCTGTATTGCTTCGAGAAAAAACATTTTATCTACCAAACAGTTGACGCGGCCACTTTTGGATTGCCGACCGATCTTCTGGCCCCGGCAGAGGTAATCCAAAGTCTTGACTCTCATAATAAGACGACTCCGGCTTGA